One Candidatus Binatia bacterium genomic window carries:
- the amrB gene encoding AmmeMemoRadiSam system protein B, with translation MERVRSAAVAGSFYPAEAGELRRVLEECFVASPLGPKGDRSPVPSLLGGMVPHAGYVYSGPCAAHLYSRLEKDIRLLILLGVNHRGRGASAALSPAESWETPLGRADVDRDLSAQLKTHVDFLAEDGEAHREEHSIEVQLPFLQSVLGEFAFLPVSLSYLTLEECRRLGEAIARLYEAHRVSGEKLLLLASSDLNHYKSPKETERLDRMALEKVLALDPAGLLETVEDNDISMCGVIPTAVFLFAANALGAKQARLLKHCHSG, from the coding sequence ATGGAGCGAGTACGGTCCGCGGCCGTCGCCGGCTCCTTTTATCCCGCCGAAGCCGGAGAGCTGAGGCGAGTGCTCGAAGAATGTTTCGTCGCGAGTCCTCTCGGGCCCAAGGGCGATCGTTCTCCGGTCCCTTCCCTCCTCGGAGGCATGGTTCCCCACGCCGGCTACGTTTACTCCGGCCCGTGCGCCGCGCATTTATATTCCAGACTGGAAAAAGATATCCGTCTCCTGATCCTTCTCGGCGTGAACCATCGCGGACGCGGCGCGAGCGCCGCTCTCAGTCCGGCCGAATCCTGGGAAACGCCGCTGGGTCGAGCGGACGTTGACCGCGATCTCAGCGCGCAGCTAAAAACTCACGTCGATTTCCTCGCCGAGGACGGAGAGGCCCATCGTGAAGAACACAGCATCGAAGTCCAGCTCCCTTTTCTCCAGAGCGTCCTGGGAGAATTCGCCTTCCTGCCCGTCTCGCTCTCTTATCTCACGCTGGAAGAATGCCGCCGGCTGGGCGAGGCCATCGCGCGCTTGTACGAAGCGCACAGAGTTTCCGGTGAAAAACTTCTCCTGCTCGCCAGCAGCGACCTCAATCATTACAAGTCGCCGAAAGAAACCGAGCGGCTCGACCGCATGGCACTGGAGAAAGTGCTGGCCCTGGACCCCGCGGGCTTGCTCGAAACGGTGGAAGACAACGACATCAGCATGTGCGGCGTGATTCCCACGGCGGTGTTTCTTTTTGCCGCCAACGCGCTCGGCGCCAAGCAGGCGCGGCTGCTCAAGCATTGCCATTCCGGCGA
- a CDS encoding fumarylacetoacetate hydrolase family protein — MMRLVTFVKNNQNRLGLMGPADQVIDLAEVNRRYLKAGAALYLNSMQAFIEAGGKALGLAKKANKYVAGKDEEGLKKLRQSGALWKLTQVKILSPIPSPRKNVILLGVNYKEHIEEGARARSIELKYPEAPVFFTKPATAVIGHMGKVVHHKATEKLDYEVELAVVMGKKGRDIPKDKVYDYIFGYTICLDMTARDLQRKHGQWFKGKSLDTYCPLGPWLVHKSAIPDPQKLRLVCRVNGEVMQNDNTDNMIFDIATTIESLSQGMTLEPGEVISTGTPSGVGFARVPPFFLKPGDKVEAEIESIGVLQVEIATPKDS, encoded by the coding sequence ATGATGCGCTTGGTAACTTTCGTCAAAAACAACCAGAACCGCCTGGGCCTGATGGGCCCCGCGGATCAAGTGATCGATCTGGCCGAGGTCAACCGCCGCTACCTGAAAGCGGGCGCGGCGCTGTATCTGAACAGCATGCAGGCTTTCATCGAGGCCGGCGGCAAAGCCCTCGGCCTGGCAAAGAAGGCGAACAAGTATGTAGCGGGAAAAGACGAAGAGGGTCTAAAAAAACTCCGGCAGTCCGGCGCGCTATGGAAGCTGACTCAGGTGAAGATCCTCTCGCCGATTCCTTCGCCGCGAAAGAACGTCATCCTCCTGGGCGTGAACTATAAAGAGCACATCGAAGAAGGCGCGCGGGCGCGCTCGATCGAGCTCAAATATCCCGAAGCGCCGGTCTTCTTCACCAAGCCGGCGACCGCCGTCATCGGCCACATGGGAAAAGTCGTCCATCACAAGGCGACGGAGAAGCTCGATTACGAAGTCGAGCTCGCCGTAGTGATGGGAAAGAAAGGCCGGGACATCCCCAAAGACAAGGTTTACGATTACATCTTCGGCTACACCATCTGTCTCGACATGACCGCGCGCGACCTGCAGCGCAAGCACGGCCAATGGTTCAAGGGAAAATCGCTCGACACCTATTGCCCGCTGGGGCCGTGGCTCGTGCACAAGAGCGCGATTCCCGATCCGCAGAAACTGCGCCTTGTCTGCCGCGTGAACGGCGAGGTCATGCAGAACGACAATACCGACAACATGATCTTCGACATCGCGACCACGATCGAGTCGCTCTCGCAAGGCATGACGCTGGAGCCCGGAGAGGTCATCAGCACCGGAACGCCGTCGGGCGTCGGCTTCGCCCGCGTGCCGCCGTTTTTCTTGAAGCCCGGCGACAAGGTCGAAGCGGAGATCGAGAGCATCGGCGTGCTGCAAGTGGAGATCGCCACCCCTAAAGACTCATAG